CAAGATATCTGCGGTCATCAGTCTAGGGATTTGCGGCGCATATCCTGATCGCGGTCTGTCCCTGCTTGACGTCGTAAACGTTTCAAGCGACAGGGTCGGTGACTTGGGATGTGAAGAACAGGATGGCTCTCATACTCTTTGGGACAAGTCCATTCTCGGCGGGAATTGCTGTCAAGCTCCTGCTGTCATCCAGAAAATGTTAGTCGCACTTCCTCAGGTCGTTGGCGCTACCGTCAACTGTTGCACCGGGACCGCAACTACCGCCGTAGAGCGGGTCAAGAACATGGGGTGCGACGTGGAGTCTATGGAAGGTGCCGCCTGCTTTGCCATCTGCCAAAAGTTTAACATCCCCGCTTTCCAGATTCGTGCGGTCAGCAACATCGCTTCCACGCGGGACAAGTCCCAATGGAAAATCGAGGAAGCTCTGGAAAAACTCCACAAATGCATTTGCGGTTAACGGGTTAGAGATTAGAGACTAGAGTATCGTAGGAGAAGAACATTACCTAATGCATAAAAAAGACGAGACATCCTTATATCTCCCCACACTTGCATCCCGCAGCCCTAACCCCTAGAACCTAGCCCCTAAAACCCTTTCATCCTTCAAACTCATAACTCGTCACTCATAACTCATAATTTATGAAAACTCTGTCTCTCGGTATCTCCACTTGTCCTAACGACACTTTTATATACGAAGCCTTGATTGAGGGCTTGGAAAACTCTCCCTTCCAGTGGGATGTGCATTTTGCCGACGTCCAGACTTTGAACGAGATGGTTCGTCGTGGCGAATTGGACGTAGCGAAAGTAAGCGCCCAGGTTTATCCCAAGGTAGATCAAGAATACAAGTGCCTGGGATGTGGCGGGGCCATTGGCTATGGCTGTGGCCCTTTGTTCCTTTCCGCTGTCTCGGATCAGTACAATCCTGAACTGCCCGTGGTTCTCCCCGGCGCGGAAACTACCGCGGCACTACTGTACCGTTTCTGGCATTCCAGGACCCAGGCGTGTTCTAAGGGAATTGAGCCGATGGCTAACCTCAATGTGAAGTTCGCCCTGTTTGACCAGGTGTATCGCTCCCTTCTATCGAAAGAAGCTTCCCAGGGCGTGGTGATTCATGAGCACCGTTTTACCTGGAAGCAGGATGGTCTCCACTTGCTTCAGGACCTGGGCGCCTTCTGGGAACAGGAAACTGGAACGCCCATTCCTCTGGGAATTGCAGTTGCTCGTAAAAGCCTGGGGGAGGAAACCATCTCCCTGGTGGAAGCGGAAATCCGGAAAAGTCTGGCGGTCGCCCGCAGTCGAAAAGATCCCGTAACGCCCTTTATTGATGAAAAAGCTCAAATTTCAAGTAGGGAAGTGATGGTTTCCCACATTAATATGTTCGTCAACGACTTTTCCGAGAACGTTGGGGAGCGCGGATGGGCTGCCCTAGAGAACCTCTGGCGGTTAGTTCGGTGTGTATAACGCGTTGAATGGCAAGATTTTAGTGTAATATTATGGAAATATTGCGTAAATTTTAAAAAACAGCGAATTTTTGGCAAAAACTTTATTTATTTTCCATTCTGCATCTTTTATTGGAGCTTGCTTATGAGTTTAGTGAATGATCTCGAACAGGAAGTCGAAAACTTCAAGCGCGAGTACGAAAAGTTCGAACGCGGCAATAAGTCCGCTGGAACTCGTGCTCGTAAGGTCCTGCAGGACATCAAGAAGACCTGCCAGGAAATTCGTGTGTCTATTCAAGGAGTGAAGAAGGAAGACGGTAAGTCCGGTCCTGAAGCCGAGGACTAACCTGAAAAGCCTGTAAAACCGGCTTGTTTTAAACGATTTTTACCTAAAATTTGCCAAATTTTGCGAAAAACGTTTGACTAAAGGCCGTTTTGAAGGTATATTCCCATTTGGAATTTACGTTTGCCCCTACGGGCAAACTGTAAGCGTATGAATTTAAGTGTTCTATGATTGGAGAAACGTAGCAGTATGACCCTAAAGAAACTGGTCCTAATGACGGCCGGGGCAATGCTTCTTACCGGAACCGCCATGGCAAAGAATATCAACGTGCCTGGTGATTACAGCAAGATTGCAGATGCTCTCGGTAACGCTGACGCTGGAGATACCATCCTCGTAAAGCGCGGTACTTATAACGAAAACATCACCCTGATCATGGGTGTTGTGCTCAAGGGCGAAGACCCGAAGAACACCATCATTGATGGTGGCCGTCGCGGTCCGACCGTCATGGGTACTTCGGGCGCCGAAATGTCCCACTTCACCGTAAGAAACGGTCTTGAAGGTATCCTTTGCGAAAACGCAGCTCCCTACATTCATGACTGCTACGTGCTGGACAACCATGCAACTGGCGTAGGCGCATTCATTTCTCTGCCTCACCTCCGCAATAACGTGGTATACGGCAACCGCTGGTCCGGTATTCTGGCCTGGGGTGCTAAGTCCCTCGATGCTTATATCGAACAGAACGTTGTGCTCCGCAATGGCTACTCTGGCCTTGCTCTGAAGGGACCGACCAACGTGGTCGCCCGTAACAACATCTTCATGGAAAACCACTACTACGGTGTGTTTGCTGACCCGGCTGCCGGTCAGACGAAGGTGGAATACAACAACATCTACAAGAACTACTATCCGTTCAACCAGTTCATCAAGGTGAACCGTACGAACGTTTCCCTCGATCCGAAATTCAAGAACGCCTCTCTCTCCAACCCGGACTTCTTCTGCCAGTCCACCTCTCCGATGCTCAAGCGCGGTAAGGGTAAGCTGGACATTGGTCTGACTACCGCAGGTCTGGTGAAGGAAGAAGAAGCTGTTGAAGAAACCCGTAATCCGGATACCGATGGCGATGGCCTTTGCGATCCTTGGGTTTCCGAAGAAGGCGTTTCCGATAAGTACGCTTCCGTTTGCACCGGCCTCGACAACTGCCCCGAAGAAGCTGAAGACTTCGACGGCTTCCAGGACGACGATGGCTGCCCGGATCCGGACAATGACCGTGATGGTCTTTGCGATCCTTGGGTAGAAGCAAAGGGTATGCTCTCTAACTTCGCTCACATTTGTAAGGGTGTTGACCTCTGCCCCGAACAGGCAGAAACCCTGAATGACTACAAGGACGACGATGGTTGCCCGGATGAAGTTCCGCAGCCGCCTAAGAAGGTATTCGTTCTTGAAGGTGTGAACTTCGAATCTGGTAAGGCTACCATTACTCCGGACTCCTACATCTCCCTGATGAAGGTTGTGGACATTATGGAAACCTTCACCGAAGCTACCTTCCAGATTGTCGGTCATACCGATAACGTTGGTAACAAGGATAAGAACAAGCAGCTTTCCGCAGACCGCGCTGCAGCCGTTAAGAACTTCCTCGTTGAGAAGGGCATTAACGAAAGCCGTATGGTAACTGATGGTATGGGTGACACTAAGCCGGTCGCCTCCAACAAGACCCCGGAAGGTCGTGCTCAGAACCGTCGTATTGAGTTTATCCGTACGGATATCAATTAAAGGAGTAGGTGATGCGTTCAAGTTTTCTTAAAACAGCAGCAGTCTTCGGACTCTCCGTAGCCAGCACCTCTTTGTTTGCAGATGCCATTTATTCTCCCCATAAGTACCAGCAGAATGACTGGTTCGCAGAATTCGGTGGCAACACCTCCATGTATGTGAACCCGGCTTCTATCGCAGAAACCGAACAGCTGGAATTTAGCGCTGCATTCTTTAGTTCTATTAGCGGTGAAGCAAGCCAGGAATACGTGAGCTTGACTTACCCCATTGATTACAAGCATACTTTGGGCTTCTCTTTCTTCGAAAACGGTGCCGGCATTGACGACGGTCCGGACTACGGTGAATATGCCTTCATGCTTGGTTATGCTTACAACCTCCTGCAGTGCGTCTCCCTGGGTGTGGACCTCTCCGTCCTCTACATCAACCAGTTCGACGCTGTGAAGCAGGTGACCATCGGTGCTGACGTAGGCCTTAGCTGGAATCCGCTGGCATCCTCCAAGTATGGTTACCTCTTGGTTGGCGTTGCCCTGCAGAACATTGCACAGCCTGCTGTTGCAACTGATCCAGATGCAAGCGCATTCATCATCCCGGGCTTCTTCGGTGGCTCTCGCGATGACGCTTACAACATTCCCGCAAACCTGAACCTGTCCTTCTTCTACCGCGGTTTCAACCGCGCTCTCGAAGCTAAGGCAGAAATCTCCCTCATCGACGTGTTCCACGATCCTGATGAAGGTGGTGATGGTCTGAGCCCGGAAATGAGCTTTACTTTGACTTACTACCTGTCTCCGCATCTTGGCGTTCGCGCTCGCTTCACCAAGGAAGGTTACCCGGTAGTTGGTGCTACTGTTAACGTTAAGGATGTTTCCATCTTCCGTTACCTGGCACTGGATCTCGAAATGTCTCACGATGACCTCTATGCCAAGAAGAATCGTGGTTTCATCTGGGCTGTGAAGATTACTTCTCGCTTCGGTGACACTCGCGAAGAAAAGATCGGTGAAGAACGTTATCGTCGCTTGAAGATCGAACCTGAAAACGACTACCGTGCTGCAATGCGTCTCTACTTGAACCGTGAATTCTTGAAGGCTGCTTATGCTTTCGGTAAGGTTCAGACCAAGTACCCCGCATTCCACCTTGTTGACCAGGCTGCTTTCTATAAGGCAAAGTCCTTCGAAAACCTCCGTATGCACAAGGCTGCAAAGTCCGTGTACGAAGATGCTATCAAGCGCTATCCTCAGAGTGACCAGCGTGCTAAGTACCACTTCCAGTTGATGAACATCGACTATAAGGAAGGCAAGTACACTGACGCTATGTCCAAGTACCAGGGTATTGCTCAGAAGTTTGGTGAAAGCGACGTTAAGGCTGACGCTGACTACGTTGCAGGTCAGATTAAGTTCGAACAGGGCCTCTATCAGGAAGCTGTTGACCTGCTGGCTGCTATTCTCCCGGGTAACGCAAACTACTTCTATGCTCGCTATACCATGGGTATCGCTTATAGCCGTCTCGGCAAGTTCGACGAAGCTGAAAACTGCTTCCGCGACATTACCGAACAGCCCTATTCCAACCAGTCTGAAAGCGACTTGCAGGATGCTGCTCGCGTGAAGCTGGGTCACCTCTTCTTCTCTGGCGAAAAGCCGGACATCGCAGCCGCAGTTGAAATGTACCATCAGGTTCAGCCTTCTTCTCCGGTGTACGACGAAGCAGTTCTCGGTATTGCATGGTCCTTCCTGAAGGTGAATAAGCCGGATGAAGCCATGAAGCCCGCTCAGTTGATCATCAACAAGTATCCGGATTCCTTCCTGGTTTCTGAAGCATACCTGGTGATTGGTTACTGCCACTTCATGAAGAAGAACTATAAGAACGCTGTGGAAGCCCTTGAACAGGCTGAAAAGCGTACCGAAAAGCCGGTTGTCTCTGTTGCAGCTCGCGACTCCGCTCGCCAGGCATTCGATGCTATGCAGGACGAATTCGACTCCGTCCAGGTTAAGGCTCTTGACCTCGCTCGCCAGCTCCCCACTCCTCGTGTGGAAAGCAAGCGCGCAGCTCTGCAGCCTTCCTTCGACAAGGCTAACCAGGCTATCGAAGATTATGCAGCCTTCAGTCAGAAGGCCATCCAGAGTGACCGCTTCGAATCCAACCGTAAGCGTATCTTGGATGACGCAGGCTTTACCTTGGCAACTGCAAAGACCAAGATGGGCCAGGGCGCTGGTGTTTCTCAGGAAGCTCAGCAGGAACTTGACGCATTGGAGGACCTGGAGTAATCCGGGTTCTTCCCTTTTTTATGATTTCATAGGTGGATAGAGTACAATGAAAAACCTTTTGCTCGTTTCGGCAATTGTTGCCTCTTTGGTAGGCACTTCTTTTGCCGCAGACCCATGTAAGGAAAAGACTGCAGAAGCAAAGAAATTGATGGCTAAGTGTAAGTCCATCGGTAAGGGCAATGCAGGATATGAATCTTGCGCTAGCTCTTATAAGGTTGCTAAGAACCAGGCCGCACAGGCTTGCCGTTCCGGTGGCCTTGATGAAAAGGGTATGACTGATGCTATTACCCAGTGGGAAAAGCAGGTGAACAACTGTAAGGGTAAGCAGAACGCACGTTGCGCTTCCGCTCTCCAGCAGCTCGGTCACTATCAGTTCCAGCTCGAAGAAAAGCAGTTCCTCGACAAGACTGCTCAGTACGAAGAAGATGTTGCATGGTGCGCAGACCGCGATAACAAGCCGGCTAAGTGCGCTAACATCGATGACCTTCCCAAGGCTGATCACCAGAAGTCTTTGGGTTACTTCCTGGAATACATCGACAAGTATCCCAAGGAAAGCAAGACCCCGACCGTTATGTACCAGGCTGCTGCAGTTCTGGAAGCTAGCGGCGAAGACGACAAGGCTTACAAGCTCCGTGATCGCCTCGTAAAGACCTTCCCGGAAAACGGCCTTGTTCCTAAGGCATGGCTCCGTATTGCAGAATACCACTTCATGAACCGTAAGTTCAAGGATGCAATCAGCGCTTATAAGAAGGTGACTGGTTTCGACAACCTGACTGGTAAGGAAGCTGCATTGGCCATGTACCACTTGGCTGAATCCTACTATGAAACTGCAGAATTCGAAACTGCAGCAATCCAGTACTACAACTACATCATCGGTGCCGATAAGGGCAAATACCCTGCAGACTTGCGCGGTGAAGCAATGGACTTCATGGCCGCCGCATTCTCTGACTTGGAAGGTGGTGGTGTTCAGGAAGCTGAAGCTTTCTTGAAGGACAAGAAGGTTAACTTCAAGGACTCCGTCTACTACCGTATCGGTATGAAGAACAAGGACCATGACCGTAACGAAGAAGCTGTCCAGTCCTTCAAGCGCTTGATGAGCATTAACGCTGACTACATCGACGCTCCTCTTGCTGATATTGCAATGATCGAAATCTTGATCGTGCAGCAGAAGTTTGAAGAAGCTCAGCAGCATCGTTACACTGTTGTGAAGCGTTATGACCGTAACTCTTCCTGGTACAAGAAGAACCAGAAGTATCCTGAATCTGTGAAGAATGCTGAAACTGCAATTCGCGGCGCTATGCTCGATATTCCGCAGTACCATCATTCCCGCGCTGCTAAGCTCACCAAGGAAGGTGACCTGGAAGCCGGTAAGAAGCAGTATGCAGAAGCTATTAAGGCTTACGAAGCATTCCTGAAGCGCTATGCAAAGGAACCGACTTGGGACGAATACAAGGTTCACATCAACCTCGCTCTCGTTTACCAGGAAATGGGCCAGTTTGCTAACGCTGCCAAGATGTTCAACTGGATCGTCGACACCGATACTACCCGTTACGGTCGTCGTCCCCTGGGTTCCGACGCTCTCCTGAAGAAGGAAGAAGCTGGCTATAACGCTGTGCTCATGATGGACCAGGCTCGCGAAGCTGCTAAGAAGAATAAGGCCGGTGACGATGCTGTTAAGGCATACGCACTTCCCGAAACCAAGGCATACTTCGAACAGGTTAAGCGCTACATGGCTAAGTTCGGCCAGAACAAGGAAGCTGCAGAACTTGCTTACAACGCTGCAATCGTTCACTACGATGCAAAGCAGTTCAAGGTTGCCGTTACCGAACTCCGCAAGCTGAAGCAGGATCATCCCAACCATCAGTATATCTTGCTTATTAGCCGTATGCTCGCTCAGTCCCTGTTGGAATCTAGCCAGCTGGATGAAGCACTTACCGAATTTGAATGGCTCTTCAAGCAGTACAGCGACAAGAAGAAGCCGACTTACAACGATTCCATGGCTAAGGAAATCGAAAAGGCTATCGCTTACGTTCTGTTCCAGCAGGCAGAAGTTTCTGTCAAGGCTAAGCAGTACGAAAAGGGTGCTGGCGCTTACCTGGCCCTCGTGAAGCGTTACCCGCAGATCGACATTGCTGATAAGGCTGTGTTCGAAGCTGCTGCCGCTTACGAATCCGCTAACAAGTTCACTCAGGCCGCACAGACCTTCATGATGTTGCCGAAGCAGTATGCTAAGTCTCCGCTCACCATCAAGGGTATCGTTCGTGCCGCAGGTGCATACAAGAAGGAAAGCGCTGCTGTTCCTGCTAACAGCAAGAATGCTGCTAAGGAAAAGGAACGTCTCCTCCGCGAAGCTGCTAACACCTACTTGTTCATCACCAACAACTTCCCGACGGACTCCATGGCATTCCTCGCCATTGCTTCCGCTGCACAGACTTACGACTCCGTACCGGATAAGAAGACTGCTGCTATGACTTACGAAATCGCTTACAAGCGCTATCCGAAGGATGAACGTACTCCGGGCTACCTCTATAGCGCATGCTTGAGCTACGATGAAGCTAAGATGGTTGATGAAGCTATCCGTTGTAACAAGGACCTGGTCCGCGATTACCCGAAGAGCTCCTACGCTCTGGATGCTGCATTCTCCATCCCCATGGCCTACGCAAACGGCAAGAAGTTTGACCTGGCTGCCAAGGAATATCACAACTTCATCAAGATGTATAACGAAGACAAGGAAAAGCTGATCGCTGCCTACATCGGTGCTGCTCGTGCCTACATGGAACTGAAGGACGAAAAGAACGCTGTGGCTGACTATGACGCTACCTTGAAGAACTACGATAAGTACGGTCTGCAGATTAAGAATGCTGATCCGGCAGTTCCTGCTGAAGCTGCATTCTATCTGGGCGAAGCTGAATACAACAAGATGACCCCGATTGTCATCAAGGGTAAGGATAAGGATAAGGCTAAGGTGATTAAGCAGCTGGTGGACATCCTCCAGAAGGCTATGAGCCAGTACTCCAAGTCTGCAACCTACGCATCTGAAAAGTGGACCTTCCGTGCCACCAACAAGATGGGTATGCTCTTCGTGACCATGGCTCAGAAGATTCGTGAACAGGAACTGAACGGCAAGAAGGAAGACGAACGCTTCGCAGAACGTATCGGTATTGTTCAGCAGCTCCCCAGCTACTACGAACAGGCTCAGCCGATCTTCAAGAAGAATATCGACCTTGCTCGTGACCAGGGTTTCTACAACAAGGACGTGGTCGAAGCTGAAGAAGGCTACATTGAAATGTACTACCAGAGCGCATCTGTGTACATGGAAGTTGCCGACGCATTCGCTAACTCTCCGCTGCCTGACTCTGCTGCCATCGTGAAGGAATACGTTGAATACGAAGGCATGGTCAAGGAAGACGCTATGGAAGCTGTCCACGAAGACCTGGAAGCCTATCGTGAAGAATTGAGCAATCGTTCTGAAGCTGCTAAGCAGGCTGCAATCCCCGTTTGCCAGACCGGTATCAAGGCTTCTGCCTACTACGGTATTGACAACCAGTGGACTGCAAAGCTGTTCGAACTTCTCAAGTCCATTGACGAAGCTAACGAAGTGCTGAACACCAAGATCGAAAAGTTTGACCCGTCTACCTTGTTCTCTGATCCGTCTTACTTCAAGACCAAGGCACGTATCGAACAGATCTCCAAGTCCGAAGTGATGACTCCGGAAGAACAGATCGCTACCTACCGCGACATCATCAAGGAAGGCAAGGCCGAAAACGAAAAGTTGAAGGCAAAGCTTGCTGAACTGAAGAAGATGCTTGCTCCGGCACCGGCACCCGCCGCTGCATCTACCGGCGCAGGTGAAATCTAGCGGTAAAAACAAATTTACGGGGGACCTTGTTCATAGGGTTCCCCCGTTCTTTTTGATAAAAATTGGGTATTTGGGTATCGTAAATTAAGTTTTACCACTCAAATCTCCCCAATTCGCTCAAAAAAATTTAATATGAACTTCAATATTTCAAAAAAACATAAAAACCACTCATTAAAGGAGTACTCTAATGTCTAAAATGCTTCAATCTTTCAGCCCCGAATCCGATGGTTGGCAGTTCATGTGGATCATCTTGGTCGTCTTCCTGATCGGCCTTGGTTTCTCCATCGAACGTTTTGTCTACATCATGGTGAAGAGCGGCTCTGGCCGTGCTAAGTTCCTGGCTGACTTTGGTAAGCTCATCTCTTCTCAGCAGTATGACCAGGCTCTGAGCCTCGCTAACAAGACCAAGCTCCCGGTTGCTCGCGTTATGGCTGCAATCGTTGCTGCTCGTAACGGTGGCCGCGAAACCATGACTGCTGCTTGCGATGCAGTTTTCCTTACTGAAGCTCCCCGTCTGACTCGTTACATCTCCATCATCCAGGTTATGGCTTCCATCTCTACCTTGCTCGGTCTGATGGGTACTATTTACGGTCTGATCTTCACCTTCGACGCTGTTGCTAACAAGCCGGCTTCTGAACGTGCTAAGGCTCTTTCTGACGGTATCGCTATCGCTATGGGTACCACCCTCCTCGGCCTTCTCTCTGCAGTGCCCCTGCTGGTCATCGTTGGCCTCCTCAACATGAACTCCGAACGCCTGATCCAGGAAATGGAAGAAAAGGGCCTCAAGATCATCAACTCCTTGGCATAATTGTTTAGGTAATTACAATTAACTGGAGTTAAATAAATATGGCAAGACAACTTAAGAAACCAGCAAAGCCTGAAGAACCGGACCTGTTGCCGGCAATGGGCTTGTTCACAATCTTGATTCCTATGCTCTTGTCCATGGCTGCTTTCTCTAAGCTCGCTATTGTGGAAGTTAACCTGCCCGAACGCAGCGTTATGTCCAACAGCGACGACCAGCCGCCTCCCGATGAACAGGCATTGAACTTGTCTTTGGCAATTACCAGCGACTACCTCGTTATCGGTGCTCGCGGTGGTTTCCAGCCGAACGTCTATTTCAAGGAAATGTGGACGTTCCGTTGCAAGTCCGATGCAAAGCTCATCACTCATTCTCCGGATGATGTGAAGGCTGCAGTAGAAAGTGGACATGGTCCCAAGTGCCAGGATGGCAGCGAAATGGATAAGGATAAGTATCTTTACGAAATCGAAGCTATCCAGCTCTGGGCAATCCAGAAGGAATCTGAAGAAGATCCCGGTAAGATTATTTGGGCTGTTTACTCCAACGGTGGTACCGCTGAAGAAGCAGTCGCTGATAGCGCATACGTCGATGGCAACAACAACTTCCTCATGGCAGTTGGCGAAGGTCCCGGTGGTGCTCAGAAGCCCGCTACCCTCGTGAAGCCCAGTGCAGGCCAGGCAATCGCTACTCTTGCAGAAAACTCTGTCCGTACTCTGAAACCGGATGTAGCTGCAAAGAATATGATTGCTCCGCTGTCCGCATATGACCTGATCGCTAAGGATCTTATCGCAATCCATACCACGTTTATCGACCTTGACGACGCTGACAACATCATTATCGTTGCTAACGACGATACTCAGTTCGACAAGATCATTCAACTTATGGACCGCGCTAAAGAAGCCGGTTTTGGCAAGATCAACCTTGCTAAGCTGGGAGGTTAATCATGGCAAGAAAAAGTCGTAAATACGGTGAAGACGTCCCGTTCTCGATTACGTCCATGATGGACATGATGACCATTATTCTGGTGTTCATGATTAAGAACATGGACGCAGAAGGTCAGCTCTTAACTCAGGCTGAAAACTTGATCCTTCCGGTTTCCGTCTCTAAGAAGCAGCCCGCAGAAGTTTCTCTGGTGGTTGTGATCGATAGAGAATACGTCGTGGTTGACAACAAGAAAGTTGTTCCTACTGACGATGTCCTGAATCAGGAAGATCTTTGTGTGGCCCCCGTTCTCGCTGAATTGCACGAACGCCGTAAGGCTGAACGTGACGCAGCTCTCGCAGCAAACCAGCCCGGTGATGCAGCAGGTAGCGTTGTTGTTCAGATCGATAAGAACATTCCTTACGATGTGATGTACAAGGTGATGGCTACCTGCGGTATTGCAGGTGTTCCCACTTGCGATTACACTGGCCCGGATACTCGCCTGAATGGTTACACTAACGTTTCCTTCGCCGTGATGGAAAAGAACGGTGGGGAGGACTAAACTATGGCTAAGAAAGTATCTCCCGCAGTTGATCCTTTAGTAGCGTCTTTGATGCCGGAATCCGACAAGAAGATGGGCGCTATTGCAGGTATCTCTCTTGCAGTTGCCATTGCAATCTGTCTTCTCGCTTCCACCTACGAACAGGTCGTTGACGAAGTCGTCTTTGACGAAAAGGCTGACACCGAACTCGTAGCTTCCATGACCATGGAAGAAAAGAAGGAAGAGAAGAAGGAAGAAAAGAAGAAGGAAGAGCCGAAGAAGCCTCGTAAGAAGGCTGGTGGCGGTGGTAAGCCCCGTGGTAAGGGTCAGCCCAACGCTCCCCAGACTCGCGGTGTGCTGAAGCTCCTCACTGCTCAGACCAAGAACGCCAGCGCCGGCGCATATGACCTGATGAAGAACCAGAAGTTCTCTAAGGACATTGACAAGGTGCTGAAGGACGTGGCTGGCCTCCAGACTACTGGTAAGACTCAGCTCGGTGGTCGTCGCGGTAAGGCAGACGGCGGCTTTAACGAAGGTTACGCAGAAGGCGGTTCCGGTGGTATCGGTGACGGTCTGGCTGGCCTCCTTGGCGGTGGTGGCGGTGGTATCGCTACTAAGGCTAAGGGTTCCATCAGAACTCCGTCTGAACGTGATATCGACATGGGCGCCGGTGGTGGTTCTCGTAGTAAGTCTGAAATCCAGAAAGTGGTTAAGCAGCGTACTCCGGGTCTCCGTCACATCTATAACAAGTTCCTGAAGAAGAAGCCTGGCTTTGCCGGTAAGGTTACCCTGAAGTTCACAATTGCTCCGGGTGGCGAAATTATCAGCATCTCCATCGCATCCTCTACTACTGGCTTCGGTGAATTCGACCAGGAAATCAAGACTTCCGTTTCTCGTTGGAAGTTCGGAACTGTTAAGTCTGGTAACACCACTGTGACTATTCCGTTCACCTTCTCTGAATAATTCTCAGAAAAGTGTCAAAAAAGGCTGGGCATTCGTGCCCGGCCTTTTTTTTGTTAAAAAAATCTTTAAAAAAGTTACATTTGTTTAAATTTTTATTGCGTTTTTGATTTTATAAAGCTAACTTTAAAACAGAATTTTACAGAGGAGTTTATAATGAACTTAAGAACTGCTGCTGCC
Above is a window of Fibrobacter sp. UWEL DNA encoding:
- a CDS encoding tetratricopeptide repeat protein is translated as MKNLLLVSAIVASLVGTSFAADPCKEKTAEAKKLMAKCKSIGKGNAGYESCASSYKVAKNQAAQACRSGGLDEKGMTDAITQWEKQVNNCKGKQNARCASALQQLGHYQFQLEEKQFLDKTAQYEEDVAWCADRDNKPAKCANIDDLPKADHQKSLGYFLEYIDKYPKESKTPTVMYQAAAVLEASGEDDKAYKLRDRLVKTFPENGLVPKAWLRIAEYHFMNRKFKDAISAYKKVTGFDNLTGKEAALAMYHLAESYYETAEFETAAIQYYNYIIGADKGKYPADLRGEAMDFMAAAFSDLEGGGVQEAEAFLKDKKVNFKDSVYYRIGMKNKDHDRNEEAVQSFKRLMSINADYIDAPLADIAMIEILIVQQKFEEAQQHRYTVVKRYDRNSSWYKKNQKYPESVKNAETAIRGAMLDIPQYHHSRAAKLTKEGDLEAGKKQYAEAIKAYEAFLKRYAKEPTWDEYKVHINLALVYQEMGQFANAAKMFNWIVDTDTTRYGRRPLGSDALLKKEEAGYNAVLMMDQAREAAKKNKAGDDAVKAYALPETKAYFEQVKRYMAKFGQNKEAAELAYNAAIVHYDAKQFKVAVTELRKLKQDHPNHQYILLISRMLAQSLLESSQLDEALTEFEWLFKQYSDKKKPTYNDSMAKEIEKAIAYVLFQQAEVSVKAKQYEKGAGAYLALVKRYPQIDIADKAVFEAAAAYESANKFTQAAQTFMMLPKQYAKSPLTIKGIVRAAGAYKKESAAVPANSKNAAKEKERLLREAANTYLFITNNFPTDSMAFLAIASAAQTYDSVPDKKTAAMTYEIAYKRYPKDERTPGYLYSACLSYDEAKMVDEAIRCNKDLVRDYPKSSYALDAAFSIPMAYANGKKFDLAAKEYHNFIKMYNEDKEKLIAAYIGAARAYMELKDEKNAVADYDATLKNYDKYGLQIKNADPAVPAEAAFYLGEAEYNKMTPIVIKGKDKDKAKVIKQLVDILQKAMSQYSKSATYASEKWTFRATNKMGMLFVTMAQKIREQELNGKKEDERFAERIGIVQQLPSYYEQAQPIFKKNIDLARDQGFYNKDVVEAEEGYIEMYYQSASVYMEVADAFANSPLPDSAAIVKEYVEYEGMVKEDAMEAVHEDLEAYREELSNRSEAAKQAAIPVCQTGIKASAYYGIDNQWTAKLFELLKSIDEANEVLNTKIEKFDPSTLFSDPSYFKTKARIEQISKSEVMTPEEQIATYRDIIKEGKAENEKLKAKLAELKKMLAPAPAPAAASTGAGEI
- a CDS encoding OmpA family protein: MTLKKLVLMTAGAMLLTGTAMAKNINVPGDYSKIADALGNADAGDTILVKRGTYNENITLIMGVVLKGEDPKNTIIDGGRRGPTVMGTSGAEMSHFTVRNGLEGILCENAAPYIHDCYVLDNHATGVGAFISLPHLRNNVVYGNRWSGILAWGAKSLDAYIEQNVVLRNGYSGLALKGPTNVVARNNIFMENHYYGVFADPAAGQTKVEYNNIYKNYYPFNQFIKVNRTNVSLDPKFKNASLSNPDFFCQSTSPMLKRGKGKLDIGLTTAGLVKEEEAVEETRNPDTDGDGLCDPWVSEEGVSDKYASVCTGLDNCPEEAEDFDGFQDDDGCPDPDNDRDGLCDPWVEAKGMLSNFAHICKGVDLCPEQAETLNDYKDDDGCPDEVPQPPKKVFVLEGVNFESGKATITPDSYISLMKVVDIMETFTEATFQIVGHTDNVGNKDKNKQLSADRAAAVKNFLVEKGINESRMVTDGMGDTKPVASNKTPEGRAQNRRIEFIRTDIN
- a CDS encoding tetratricopeptide repeat protein, which codes for MRSSFLKTAAVFGLSVASTSLFADAIYSPHKYQQNDWFAEFGGNTSMYVNPASIAETEQLEFSAAFFSSISGEASQEYVSLTYPIDYKHTLGFSFFENGAGIDDGPDYGEYAFMLGYAYNLLQCVSLGVDLSVLYINQFDAVKQVTIGADVGLSWNPLASSKYGYLLVGVALQNIAQPAVATDPDASAFIIPGFFGGSRDDAYNIPANLNLSFFYRGFNRALEAKAEISLIDVFHDPDEGGDGLSPEMSFTLTYYLSPHLGVRARFTKEGYPVVGATVNVKDVSIFRYLALDLEMSHDDLYAKKNRGFIWAVKITSRFGDTREEKIGEERYRRLKIEPENDYRAAMRLYLNREFLKAAYAFGKVQTKYPAFHLVDQAAFYKAKSFENLRMHKAAKSVYEDAIKRYPQSDQRAKYHFQLMNIDYKEGKYTDAMSKYQGIAQKFGESDVKADADYVAGQIKFEQGLYQEAVDLLAAILPGNANYFYARYTMGIAYSRLGKFDEAENCFRDITEQPYSNQSESDLQDAARVKLGHLFFSGEKPDIAAAVEMYHQVQPSSPVYDEAVLGIAWSFLKVNKPDEAMKPAQLIINKYPDSFLVSEAYLVIGYCHFMKKNYKNAVEALEQAEKRTEKPVVSVAARDSARQAFDAMQDEFDSVQVKALDLARQLPTPRVESKRAALQPSFDKANQAIEDYAAFSQKAIQSDRFESNRKRILDDAGFTLATAKTKMGQGAGVSQEAQQELDALEDLE
- a CDS encoding 1,4-dihydroxy-6-naphthoate synthase, which produces MKTLSLGISTCPNDTFIYEALIEGLENSPFQWDVHFADVQTLNEMVRRGELDVAKVSAQVYPKVDQEYKCLGCGGAIGYGCGPLFLSAVSDQYNPELPVVLPGAETTAALLYRFWHSRTQACSKGIEPMANLNVKFALFDQVYRSLLSKEASQGVVIHEHRFTWKQDGLHLLQDLGAFWEQETGTPIPLGIAVARKSLGEETISLVEAEIRKSLAVARSRKDPVTPFIDEKAQISSREVMVSHINMFVNDFSENVGERGWAALENLWRLVRCV